Proteins encoded by one window of Haematobia irritans isolate KBUSLIRL chromosome 2, ASM5000362v1, whole genome shotgun sequence:
- the barr gene encoding non-SMC condensin I complex subunit H isoform X1 produces MVNMTPAHTDSPLRRSEAGILRDGQTHNVTINDDEEERRQARRRTLLSSNPTDSSCLEENETLKKCLEIYNGNKLSKENAWSVSLIDTLSTLLDRHHKSLNNFKVAGSSLEASSKVYSLRVDSIHTDVLRMSAGLNAQKFNEKQANDDDDDDVATGGEGGNDPNAEAAGADGGPAPEKEKQKKQKKKRNIISTITKNKDTINARLDTVPLQDPVFGKLNSIVGSINSSNRLMNNILLTTESELRLRTTFPFWNAQSLPVLDYTEEVAISTENEGDLAPCDRLFKISRVDDMQLRPLHSGYVISDTPEPSNDDKDETGPRRMSLGSDCDDDGPPGCVDGGGGDDIHSFAPFHNANEVGMAFDINAECEPVPSLSEHVPILDVNYDDLDDDLTTEERNAIKNCRGLRKAPVLIEDLRPVDANSQLEYSYRPLDKISQFWAGPSHWKFKRTRNRNTLTGQQQHLTDDGTAGRNLNAKARRNKKAFEKKQSKQLKFGEFHDDLFIKLDEKYKSRKANIQKKWDQRKLKLPMDLQVDPLRFSYYALAPGIPVHVKADERESIAEVAGGTTLDNESIPQDDHFDNGADDMPYDDPMDGGGGCDGGNNNMANVTQGHDVNADNNPQATNPTETEGNGENLNETVLEIATEYDGAPSQVTKIIVPFAKRAKVIDMKNLKRSCTVLLQKQFRHPVREEDIPKHPIPKQEEYKEGLGSFHDIYEHLPEILPKAMAESLSTSIAFYSVLHLANEFDLRLIPEEDLKDFKIRKVAG; encoded by the exons ATG GTGAATATGACGCCAGCACATACGGACTCGCCATTGAGAAGATCCGAGGCAGGAATTTTACGCGATGGACAGACTCACAATGTTACGATAAATGATGATGAGGAGGAAAGAAGACAGGCACGTAGACGTACTTTGCTGTCTTCAAATCCCACCGATTCATCTTGCCTGGAAGAGAATGAGACCCTAAAAAAGTGTTTGGAAATCTACAATGGCAACAAATTGAGCAAGGAAAATGCTTGGTCAGTATCTTTGATTGATACTCTATCGACTTTGCTGGACAGACATCACAAATCATTGAACAATTTTAAG GTTGCTGGTTCATCTCTGGAGGCTTCTTCTAAAGTTTACAGTCTCCGTGTGGATTCAATACACACAGATGTTCTACGTATGTCAGCAGGTTTGAATGCTCAAAAATTTAACGAGAAACAAGccaacgatgatgatgatgacgatgtggCTACTGGCGGTGAGGGAGGCAATGATCCAAATGCTGAGGCGGCGGGTGCAGATGGTGGTCCGGCGCCtgagaaagaaaaacaaaagaaacaaaagaaaaagcGTAACATAATATCAACAATAACCAAAAATAAGGATACAATTAATGCCCGCCTCGATACTGTGCCGTTGCAAGATCCTGTCTTTGGTAAACTCAACTCTattgttggatcaattaactcatCAAATCGTCTAATGAACAACATACTCTTGACAACTGAATCTGAACTACGCTTGCGTACAACATTTCCCTTTTGGAATGCCCAATCACTGCCAGTACTTGATTATACTGAAGAGGTGGCAATTAGTACTGAAAATGAAGGTGACTTGGCTCCATGTGATAGGCTATTTAAAATTTCTCGTGTTGATGATATGCAATTGCGACCCTTACATAGTGGTTATGTTATATCCGATACGCCAGAGCCCTCAAATGATGACAAAGATGAAACAGGACCACGACGTATGAGTCTAGGATCCGATTGTGACGATGATGGACCGCCCGGCTGTGTGGATGGAGGCGGTGGTGATGATATACACAGTTTTGCCCCATTTCATAATGCAAATGAGGTGGGAATGGCTTTCGATATAAATGCCGAATGTGAACCAGTGCCTTCGTTAAGTGAACATGTGCCCATTCTTGATGTTAATTATGACGACTTGGATGATGATTTAACAACTG agGAACGTAATGCCATTAAAAATTGCCGTGGTCTACGCAAAGCACCTGTACTTATCGAAGATCTACGCCCTGTTGACGCAAATTCACAATTAGAGTACTCTTATCGTCCGCTCGATAAGATCTCACAATTTTGGGCTGGTCCCTCTCATTGGAAATTTAAAAGAACACGCAATAGAAATACCCTTACTGGTCAACAGCAGCATCTTACAGATGATGGTACAGCTGGACGTAATTTAAATGCAAAAGCTCGACGTAACAAAAAGGCTTTCGAGAAGAAACAAtcgaaacaattgaaatttggagAATTCCATGATGACCTCTTTATAAAACTGGATGAGAAATATAAAAGTCGTAAGGCCAATATTCAAAAGAAATGGGATCAACGAAAACTCAAATTACCCATGGATTTGCAAGTTGATCCTTTACGATTTTCTTATTATGCATTAGCACCCGGTATACCAGTCCATGTGAAAGCCGACGAAAGAGAAAGCATTGCGGAGGTGGCTGGTGGAACGACGTTAGATAATGAATCTATACCACAAGATGATCATTTCGATAATGGCGCTGATGATATGCCCTATGATGATCCTATGGATGGTGGAGGAGGATGTGATGGTGGCAACAACAACATGGCAAATGTGACACAAGGTCACGATGTTAATGCAGATAATAACCCGCAAGCAACAAATCCCACAGAAACCGAAGGCAATggagaaaatttaaatgaaaccgttttggagattgcCACAGAATATGATGGTGCCCCATCACAAGTAACAAAGATCATAGTGCCGTTTGCCAAGCGGGCCAAGGTTATCGATATGAAAAATCTCAAGCGAAGTTGTACAGTATTACTACAAAAACAATTCAGACATCCGGTTAGAGAAGAAGATATACCTAAACATCCCATACCGAAACAAGAAGAATATAAAGAAGGCTTGGGCAGCTTCCATGACATATACGAACATCTACCTGAAATTTTACCTAAAGCAATGGCTGAATCACTATCCACCTCCATAGCATTCTATTCTGTACTGCATTTGGCAAATGAATTTGATTTGCGGCTGATACCAGAAGAAGATCTGAAAGATTTTAAAATACGTAAAGTGGCGGGATAG
- the barr gene encoding non-SMC condensin I complex subunit H isoform X2: MTPAHTDSPLRRSEAGILRDGQTHNVTINDDEEERRQARRRTLLSSNPTDSSCLEENETLKKCLEIYNGNKLSKENAWSVSLIDTLSTLLDRHHKSLNNFKVAGSSLEASSKVYSLRVDSIHTDVLRMSAGLNAQKFNEKQANDDDDDDVATGGEGGNDPNAEAAGADGGPAPEKEKQKKQKKKRNIISTITKNKDTINARLDTVPLQDPVFGKLNSIVGSINSSNRLMNNILLTTESELRLRTTFPFWNAQSLPVLDYTEEVAISTENEGDLAPCDRLFKISRVDDMQLRPLHSGYVISDTPEPSNDDKDETGPRRMSLGSDCDDDGPPGCVDGGGGDDIHSFAPFHNANEVGMAFDINAECEPVPSLSEHVPILDVNYDDLDDDLTTEERNAIKNCRGLRKAPVLIEDLRPVDANSQLEYSYRPLDKISQFWAGPSHWKFKRTRNRNTLTGQQQHLTDDGTAGRNLNAKARRNKKAFEKKQSKQLKFGEFHDDLFIKLDEKYKSRKANIQKKWDQRKLKLPMDLQVDPLRFSYYALAPGIPVHVKADERESIAEVAGGTTLDNESIPQDDHFDNGADDMPYDDPMDGGGGCDGGNNNMANVTQGHDVNADNNPQATNPTETEGNGENLNETVLEIATEYDGAPSQVTKIIVPFAKRAKVIDMKNLKRSCTVLLQKQFRHPVREEDIPKHPIPKQEEYKEGLGSFHDIYEHLPEILPKAMAESLSTSIAFYSVLHLANEFDLRLIPEEDLKDFKIRKVAG, encoded by the exons ATGACGCCAGCACATACGGACTCGCCATTGAGAAGATCCGAGGCAGGAATTTTACGCGATGGACAGACTCACAATGTTACGATAAATGATGATGAGGAGGAAAGAAGACAGGCACGTAGACGTACTTTGCTGTCTTCAAATCCCACCGATTCATCTTGCCTGGAAGAGAATGAGACCCTAAAAAAGTGTTTGGAAATCTACAATGGCAACAAATTGAGCAAGGAAAATGCTTGGTCAGTATCTTTGATTGATACTCTATCGACTTTGCTGGACAGACATCACAAATCATTGAACAATTTTAAG GTTGCTGGTTCATCTCTGGAGGCTTCTTCTAAAGTTTACAGTCTCCGTGTGGATTCAATACACACAGATGTTCTACGTATGTCAGCAGGTTTGAATGCTCAAAAATTTAACGAGAAACAAGccaacgatgatgatgatgacgatgtggCTACTGGCGGTGAGGGAGGCAATGATCCAAATGCTGAGGCGGCGGGTGCAGATGGTGGTCCGGCGCCtgagaaagaaaaacaaaagaaacaaaagaaaaagcGTAACATAATATCAACAATAACCAAAAATAAGGATACAATTAATGCCCGCCTCGATACTGTGCCGTTGCAAGATCCTGTCTTTGGTAAACTCAACTCTattgttggatcaattaactcatCAAATCGTCTAATGAACAACATACTCTTGACAACTGAATCTGAACTACGCTTGCGTACAACATTTCCCTTTTGGAATGCCCAATCACTGCCAGTACTTGATTATACTGAAGAGGTGGCAATTAGTACTGAAAATGAAGGTGACTTGGCTCCATGTGATAGGCTATTTAAAATTTCTCGTGTTGATGATATGCAATTGCGACCCTTACATAGTGGTTATGTTATATCCGATACGCCAGAGCCCTCAAATGATGACAAAGATGAAACAGGACCACGACGTATGAGTCTAGGATCCGATTGTGACGATGATGGACCGCCCGGCTGTGTGGATGGAGGCGGTGGTGATGATATACACAGTTTTGCCCCATTTCATAATGCAAATGAGGTGGGAATGGCTTTCGATATAAATGCCGAATGTGAACCAGTGCCTTCGTTAAGTGAACATGTGCCCATTCTTGATGTTAATTATGACGACTTGGATGATGATTTAACAACTG agGAACGTAATGCCATTAAAAATTGCCGTGGTCTACGCAAAGCACCTGTACTTATCGAAGATCTACGCCCTGTTGACGCAAATTCACAATTAGAGTACTCTTATCGTCCGCTCGATAAGATCTCACAATTTTGGGCTGGTCCCTCTCATTGGAAATTTAAAAGAACACGCAATAGAAATACCCTTACTGGTCAACAGCAGCATCTTACAGATGATGGTACAGCTGGACGTAATTTAAATGCAAAAGCTCGACGTAACAAAAAGGCTTTCGAGAAGAAACAAtcgaaacaattgaaatttggagAATTCCATGATGACCTCTTTATAAAACTGGATGAGAAATATAAAAGTCGTAAGGCCAATATTCAAAAGAAATGGGATCAACGAAAACTCAAATTACCCATGGATTTGCAAGTTGATCCTTTACGATTTTCTTATTATGCATTAGCACCCGGTATACCAGTCCATGTGAAAGCCGACGAAAGAGAAAGCATTGCGGAGGTGGCTGGTGGAACGACGTTAGATAATGAATCTATACCACAAGATGATCATTTCGATAATGGCGCTGATGATATGCCCTATGATGATCCTATGGATGGTGGAGGAGGATGTGATGGTGGCAACAACAACATGGCAAATGTGACACAAGGTCACGATGTTAATGCAGATAATAACCCGCAAGCAACAAATCCCACAGAAACCGAAGGCAATggagaaaatttaaatgaaaccgttttggagattgcCACAGAATATGATGGTGCCCCATCACAAGTAACAAAGATCATAGTGCCGTTTGCCAAGCGGGCCAAGGTTATCGATATGAAAAATCTCAAGCGAAGTTGTACAGTATTACTACAAAAACAATTCAGACATCCGGTTAGAGAAGAAGATATACCTAAACATCCCATACCGAAACAAGAAGAATATAAAGAAGGCTTGGGCAGCTTCCATGACATATACGAACATCTACCTGAAATTTTACCTAAAGCAATGGCTGAATCACTATCCACCTCCATAGCATTCTATTCTGTACTGCATTTGGCAAATGAATTTGATTTGCGGCTGATACCAGAAGAAGATCTGAAAGATTTTAAAATACGTAAAGTGGCGGGATAG